A window from Leptospira meyeri encodes these proteins:
- a CDS encoding M23 family metallopeptidase: MILQNLRDLLKRNWFAANNQFFPFILAICLALLGTGCVSKGYSYQGNPLFGWMESSGEVRTTDPFPILKRYPSFQATDFEFPVGGKYAEGYYLAQKFGAENGKFGGRKHLGEDWNAITGGDSDYAAPAYAFGNGVVSEIADYGGGWGKVVRIVHYHNVGNGDFWFLETVYAHLHTIDVEPGQLVKKTEWIGTIGDAGGNYPAHLHFELRSIIGGPLGGGYALKTEGFLPPTRWLMQYGPKEKSFSEESFQYLIEKGGTL; encoded by the coding sequence ATGATACTTCAAAATCTTCGAGATCTTCTAAAAAGAAATTGGTTCGCAGCAAATAATCAATTTTTTCCTTTTATTCTCGCAATCTGTCTTGCGCTCCTCGGGACAGGTTGTGTATCCAAAGGTTATTCTTACCAAGGAAATCCTCTCTTCGGATGGATGGAATCATCCGGTGAAGTTCGCACCACCGACCCTTTTCCCATTCTCAAACGATACCCCTCTTTCCAAGCTACCGACTTCGAATTCCCCGTAGGTGGAAAGTATGCAGAAGGTTACTATCTAGCTCAAAAGTTTGGGGCCGAAAATGGTAAGTTTGGCGGGAGAAAACATTTAGGCGAAGATTGGAATGCAATCACTGGTGGTGATAGTGATTACGCAGCTCCAGCCTATGCTTTCGGAAATGGAGTGGTCTCTGAAATTGCCGATTACGGCGGTGGTTGGGGAAAAGTGGTTCGGATTGTCCATTATCATAATGTGGGGAATGGTGATTTTTGGTTTTTAGAAACTGTTTATGCCCACCTTCATACCATTGATGTAGAGCCTGGACAATTAGTAAAAAAAACAGAATGGATTGGGACCATTGGAGATGCCGGTGGAAATTACCCAGCACATCTGCACTTCGAACTTCGATCAATAATCGGTGGACCGTTAGGTGGGGGTTATGCACTAAAAACGGAAGGTTTTTTGCCACCAACTAGGTGGCTCATGCAATATGGACCAAAAGAAAAATCTTTTTCTGAAGAAAGCTTTCAGTATTTGATCGAAAAGGGTGGGACCCTTTAA
- a CDS encoding valine--tRNA ligase, translating into MKSQLPDRYDPESVEPKWIKTWEEKQTFAPDSSRKETFSIVIPPPNVTGNLHIGHALNHTIQDIIIRIERKKGKNVVWVPGMDHAGIATQVVVERELGKEGKSRTDFTREEFIKKVWEWKAHSGGMIAKQQRLLGESVDWSRERFTFDEGLSKAVIKVFRSLYDEGLIYRGERIINWCPVTKTAISDIEVEYKEKQGKLYHIKYPKAEFKSKDPKSLSKGEYIVVATTRPETMFGDVAVCAHPDDARYTDLKDKFVFLPIAGKEIPVLFDSFVDKEFGSGLVKITPAHDINDYEAGLRLKLTPVNIMNLDGTLNEQTGKYNGLDRFEARKRVVEELETNGYIEKIETHIHSVGHNQRGGAVIEPLLSTQWFVKIESLAKPAIEVVKSGKVQFQPKMWEKTYFEWMENIRDWCISRQLWWGHRIPAYYAPNGEMVVAESVEEAVSLFSDKGVSVTKENIKQDEDVLDTWFSSGLWPFTVFGWPENSEELEQYYPTSVLVTGFDIIFFWVARMIMNGLKFMGDVPFQKVLIHGLVRDKDGKKFSKSLGNVVDPLDMMNKYGTDSFRFFLAAVLPEGKDILFDESRLDGYRSFCNKIWNSSRFIFMNLPEEFTAKEPEINSLEDTDLWILNEFDRMLSKYEKAYSGYLFFEMANAVYDFVWGSFCDWYLELTKARVYGNVTPESQEKARLVLVSVLKKSLGLLHPFMPFITEEIHSLLEPTELAKTEFPKPYGVSDSAPAVVRMELVREIITKIRNMRAELGVKPEKKCKVIIKCNHKELKEMMEREIKSILQLSKAESLEFLDSYEAKNTDSVGAFSIGEIFLPLEGIFDFEKEKQRLEKEKKQIQLEMEKLENKINNPSFLEKAKPDVVEKEREKYNTWKEKLDSTVRALEKIGT; encoded by the coding sequence ATGAAATCACAGCTACCTGACCGTTACGATCCCGAATCTGTAGAGCCCAAATGGATAAAAACTTGGGAAGAGAAACAAACCTTCGCACCTGACTCTTCTCGCAAAGAAACATTTTCGATCGTCATCCCTCCACCAAACGTAACAGGGAATTTACATATTGGACATGCGCTCAATCATACCATCCAAGACATTATCATTCGTATCGAACGTAAAAAAGGTAAAAATGTAGTTTGGGTTCCAGGGATGGATCACGCAGGAATCGCAACACAAGTGGTTGTCGAACGTGAGTTAGGAAAAGAAGGGAAGTCTAGAACTGATTTTACTCGCGAAGAATTTATAAAAAAAGTTTGGGAATGGAAAGCTCATTCCGGTGGAATGATTGCCAAGCAACAACGGTTACTTGGTGAATCGGTAGATTGGTCTCGAGAACGTTTCACTTTTGATGAAGGACTTTCCAAAGCGGTAATCAAAGTATTCCGTAGTTTATATGATGAAGGTTTGATTTATCGTGGTGAAAGAATCATCAACTGGTGTCCTGTTACCAAAACTGCAATCTCTGACATTGAAGTAGAGTATAAAGAAAAACAAGGAAAACTCTATCATATCAAATATCCGAAAGCAGAATTCAAATCGAAGGATCCAAAATCTCTGTCCAAAGGAGAATACATCGTTGTGGCAACCACAAGACCCGAAACGATGTTTGGTGACGTGGCAGTTTGTGCTCATCCAGATGACGCACGTTACACAGATTTAAAAGATAAATTTGTATTTTTACCGATCGCTGGAAAAGAAATTCCAGTTTTGTTTGATTCCTTTGTAGATAAAGAATTTGGTTCCGGCCTTGTGAAAATCACTCCTGCACATGATATCAATGACTATGAAGCAGGACTTCGTCTAAAACTCACTCCCGTCAATATTATGAACTTGGATGGAACTTTAAATGAACAAACCGGTAAATACAATGGACTCGACCGATTTGAAGCTCGCAAACGAGTTGTGGAAGAACTCGAAACAAATGGTTATATTGAAAAAATAGAAACTCATATCCATAGTGTGGGACACAACCAAAGGGGTGGAGCGGTAATTGAACCGTTGTTATCGACTCAGTGGTTTGTGAAAATTGAATCCCTCGCTAAACCTGCCATTGAAGTTGTGAAATCAGGTAAGGTTCAATTCCAACCCAAGATGTGGGAAAAAACATACTTTGAATGGATGGAAAATATTCGCGATTGGTGTATTTCTCGCCAACTTTGGTGGGGTCATCGAATTCCAGCTTATTATGCACCAAACGGAGAGATGGTGGTTGCTGAATCCGTCGAGGAAGCAGTGTCTTTGTTTTCTGATAAAGGTGTGAGTGTAACAAAAGAGAACATTAAACAAGATGAAGACGTATTGGATACTTGGTTCTCTTCAGGACTTTGGCCATTTACTGTTTTCGGTTGGCCAGAAAATTCGGAAGAACTCGAACAATACTATCCTACCTCAGTGTTAGTTACCGGGTTTGATATCATTTTCTTCTGGGTTGCTCGGATGATTATGAACGGCCTTAAATTTATGGGTGACGTTCCTTTCCAAAAGGTTCTCATCCATGGACTCGTTCGTGATAAAGACGGTAAAAAGTTTAGTAAGTCATTGGGGAATGTCGTAGATCCTTTGGATATGATGAATAAATACGGAACGGACTCGTTTCGATTTTTCCTCGCTGCAGTGTTACCCGAAGGAAAAGATATTCTTTTCGATGAATCAAGGTTAGACGGCTATCGATCTTTCTGTAATAAAATTTGGAATTCGAGTCGGTTTATTTTTATGAACCTACCGGAAGAGTTCACAGCCAAAGAACCAGAAATCAATTCTTTAGAAGATACTGACCTTTGGATTTTGAATGAGTTTGACCGGATGCTTAGCAAGTATGAGAAAGCCTATTCTGGTTATCTATTTTTCGAAATGGCAAATGCTGTTTATGATTTTGTTTGGGGATCTTTTTGTGATTGGTATTTGGAATTAACCAAAGCACGTGTATATGGCAATGTAACACCGGAATCACAAGAGAAAGCTCGCCTTGTGCTTGTGAGTGTTTTGAAAAAATCACTTGGACTTCTTCATCCGTTTATGCCATTCATCACGGAAGAAATTCATTCTTTACTAGAACCTACGGAACTTGCGAAAACAGAATTTCCAAAACCTTATGGAGTTTCTGATTCGGCACCGGCTGTGGTTAGAATGGAACTTGTGCGAGAAATCATCACAAAGATTCGAAATATGAGAGCAGAACTCGGAGTCAAACCTGAGAAAAAATGTAAGGTCATCATCAAGTGCAATCATAAAGAATTAAAAGAGATGATGGAAAGAGAAATCAAATCCATCCTTCAACTTTCCAAAGCTGAAAGTTTGGAATTTCTAGATTCTTATGAAGCCAAAAATACGGATTCAGTGGGTGCATTTTCTATTGGAGAAATTTTTCTTCCTTTGGAAGGTATTTTTGATTTTGAAAAAGAAAAACAACGATTGGAAAAAGAGAAAAAACAAATCCAATTGGAAATGGAAAAGTTGGAAAATAAAATCAACAATCCATCTTTCTTAGAAAAAGCAAAACCAGATGTCGTAGAAAAAGAAAGAGAAAAGTATAATACTTGGAAAGAGAAACTAGATAGTACGGTAAGGGCTTTAGAAAAAATTGGAACATAA
- a CDS encoding thioredoxin family protein, whose translation MRKVSSAFYMEHRFRILFSLLFLGFTLTTFSYCSKQSDIIFSQYEESLGIAKDSNRKLIVVFGADWCPDCRALDGIFGEPETKALLKENFILFKVDVGRFDKNLSLNEKLGDPIQNGIPALVVIEPTGKILTSTKGGEFSNASKMTKEQVLEYLYRL comes from the coding sequence ATGCGGAAGGTTTCTTCCGCTTTTTATATGGAACACAGATTCCGAATTCTTTTCTCTCTCCTATTTTTGGGATTCACACTTACCACATTCTCCTACTGCTCCAAACAAAGTGACATAATATTTTCTCAATACGAGGAAAGTTTGGGCATTGCCAAAGACTCAAACCGAAAACTTATCGTAGTTTTTGGTGCCGATTGGTGTCCCGACTGTAGAGCATTAGATGGGATTTTTGGGGAACCAGAGACCAAAGCCCTCCTCAAAGAAAATTTTATCCTCTTCAAAGTAGATGTAGGCCGCTTCGACAAAAACTTAAGTCTAAATGAAAAACTTGGAGATCCCATTCAAAACGGAATTCCCGCTTTGGTTGTCATTGAACCTACAGGAAAAATTCTCACTTCCACAAAGGGTGGAGAATTCTCTAACGCAAGTAAGATGACAAAAGAACAAGTTTTAGAATATTTATATCGCCTTTAG
- a CDS encoding ACP S-malonyltransferase, which yields MTSAKLLTGTLQNSQKFFLQFGGQGSPYLKELVKLYAEPELKEFFETSFKTIAEIADRDGKSPLLNEGFDFKAWIENPDAAPSEDYLARAPISVPGIFMTQIANYVLVSKRGYPTAELIKATGALSGHSQGVIASALVGLGKDGADFLTAYSDFLKFVFYLGFNGQKVYPNFVVPEEVVKENEANGDKNPAPMVAVIGYSKDELEERVKKTNDSLGLKGQDTVFISLYNTPDSMILSALPSSLLAFRKQWKAEMDEKKFKFVYLKTTAPFHCPFMETSLDKFNAEDASVVPFPYTGADLKVPVYSIYDGHNLQKDGNLRDILFKMVLIEPLYWDLAIAPIFNDSAINTIIDFGPSVVSQRLTGGHLKAKNIEKQSLCASNAKELKVILEA from the coding sequence ATGACATCGGCCAAACTCCTTACTGGTACCCTCCAAAATTCACAAAAATTTTTCCTTCAATTTGGAGGACAGGGTTCACCTTATCTAAAAGAACTCGTAAAATTATACGCAGAACCAGAACTCAAAGAATTTTTCGAAACAAGTTTCAAAACCATTGCTGAAATAGCTGACCGTGATGGCAAAAGTCCTCTCCTTAATGAAGGATTTGATTTCAAAGCTTGGATTGAGAATCCAGATGCCGCTCCATCAGAAGATTATTTAGCTCGGGCACCGATTTCTGTACCGGGCATCTTTATGACACAAATTGCAAATTACGTTCTGGTTTCAAAACGTGGTTACCCAACTGCAGAACTCATCAAAGCAACGGGTGCTTTAAGCGGACATAGCCAAGGGGTCATTGCATCTGCTCTCGTTGGTCTTGGAAAAGATGGAGCCGATTTTCTAACTGCTTACTCTGATTTCTTAAAATTTGTTTTTTATCTAGGATTCAATGGTCAAAAAGTTTATCCTAACTTTGTTGTGCCAGAAGAAGTTGTGAAAGAAAACGAAGCCAATGGCGATAAAAATCCAGCACCAATGGTTGCTGTGATCGGTTATTCAAAAGATGAATTAGAAGAAAGAGTGAAAAAAACAAATGATTCTCTAGGACTCAAAGGCCAAGACACAGTTTTCATTTCTTTATACAACACTCCTGATTCCATGATTCTTTCTGCACTTCCTTCTTCTCTTCTTGCATTCCGTAAACAATGGAAAGCAGAAATGGACGAAAAGAAATTTAAGTTTGTGTATTTGAAAACAACTGCACCTTTCCATTGCCCATTTATGGAAACTTCACTTGATAAATTCAATGCGGAAGATGCATCTGTGGTTCCATTCCCTTATACTGGCGCTGATCTAAAAGTTCCTGTATATAGCATCTATGATGGTCACAACTTACAAAAAGATGGAAACCTTCGTGACATTCTTTTTAAAATGGTTCTCATTGAGCCACTTTACTGGGATTTGGCGATTGCTCCTATTTTCAATGACAGTGCCATCAACACAATCATTGACTTTGGACCTAGTGTTGTGAGCCAAAGACTTACTGGTGGACACCTCAAAGCAAAAAACATCGAAAAACAATCATTATGTGCATCTAATGCAAAGGAATTAAAAGTAATTCTAGAAGCATAA
- the purD gene encoding phosphoribosylamine--glycine ligase, which yields MEHKFKVLLIGSGGREHALADAISKSKSLESLRVFPGNGGFSKDILLDSKEISITDKSKFFDYLKSSGTNLVVVGPEDPLVNGLSDWCAEIGIPCFGPSAYCAQVEGSKHFAKEMMKRAKVPTASFAVFTDHESAWSYAQKEILPLVVKADGLAAGKGVTVAFEMKEVKQALDEIFLESKFGESGNKVVLESFLEGEEASLFVITDGERYMCLPAAQDHKRAYDGDIGPNTGGMGAYAPAPIVTDSVLSKVKELVIEPMLHEFKAAGHPYKGLLYVGLMITKEGNPNVVEFNCRFGDPETQCVLRLLDEDILPIFYASAVGNLPERNLKLKEGFSAIVVLAAKGYPDSPQKGMPLEIPSNEGNVVVYHAGTKNQDGEILANGGRILGITSCGSSLKYAINDCYAFIGKIKAPDTFYRKDIGRRAL from the coding sequence TTGGAACATAAGTTTAAAGTTTTACTCATTGGAAGTGGCGGAAGAGAGCATGCGTTAGCGGATGCTATCTCTAAATCGAAATCATTGGAATCACTTCGGGTATTTCCAGGTAACGGTGGTTTTTCGAAAGATATATTACTAGATTCAAAAGAGATATCCATCACTGATAAATCTAAGTTTTTTGATTATTTAAAATCTTCGGGAACAAACCTCGTTGTAGTTGGCCCAGAAGATCCACTTGTGAATGGACTTTCGGATTGGTGTGCAGAGATTGGGATCCCTTGTTTTGGACCTTCTGCTTATTGTGCGCAAGTAGAAGGAAGCAAACATTTTGCAAAAGAAATGATGAAACGAGCCAAAGTTCCAACGGCTTCCTTTGCTGTGTTTACAGACCATGAGTCTGCCTGGAGTTATGCACAAAAAGAAATTTTACCTTTAGTGGTCAAAGCTGATGGCCTTGCTGCGGGAAAAGGTGTCACGGTTGCCTTTGAAATGAAAGAAGTTAAACAGGCATTAGATGAAATCTTCTTAGAATCAAAGTTTGGTGAAAGTGGAAATAAAGTAGTTTTGGAATCCTTTTTAGAGGGGGAAGAAGCGTCCCTTTTTGTGATTACAGATGGAGAAAGGTATATGTGCCTTCCTGCGGCTCAGGACCACAAACGTGCCTATGATGGAGATATTGGCCCAAATACCGGTGGAATGGGAGCTTATGCGCCGGCTCCGATTGTAACAGACTCGGTTCTTTCCAAGGTAAAGGAACTCGTCATTGAACCAATGTTACATGAATTTAAAGCTGCGGGCCATCCTTACAAAGGGCTTCTTTATGTTGGGCTGATGATTACCAAAGAAGGGAATCCGAATGTGGTGGAATTTAACTGTCGATTTGGAGATCCAGAGACGCAGTGTGTATTGCGTTTGTTAGATGAGGATATTTTGCCGATTTTTTATGCATCTGCTGTGGGAAATCTTCCGGAAAGAAATCTAAAACTAAAAGAGGGTTTTTCTGCAATTGTGGTACTTGCGGCCAAAGGGTATCCCGACTCACCACAAAAAGGAATGCCATTGGAGATTCCATCAAACGAAGGGAATGTGGTCGTTTACCATGCTGGAACTAAAAACCAAGACGGCGAAATTTTAGCAAACGGCGGGAGAATTCTCGGAATTACTTCTTGTGGAAGTTCCTTAAAATATGCAATTAATGATTGTTATGCGTTCATCGGAAAAATCAAAGCTCCGGATACTTTTTATAGAAAAGATATAGGAAGGCGTGCTCTCTAA
- a CDS encoding sodium:solute symporter family protein encodes MFVSLVPIDYLILLVFVGFMIVIGVLLKKSMNQSSDFLLAGRRIPSWITGIAFISANISALELLGMSASGAEYGFLTFHFYYLGAIPGMIFLGIFMMPFYYSSKIRSVPEYLRFRFNRPAHLLNASITLLSLALGSGIYLYSLSLVFETMFGWNPHLSILFSAFIVLVYTYFGGLSSSIYTEVMQFFLTVLGLFPLVIIGLIKLGGWEGLMQKIPNSHKHMWLGLTNGQNELGWDLLSVTVGLGFVLSFSYWTCGFTEVQRAMAAKDYRAARRTPLIGAVFKLFLPFLTVIPGLIALTEFSKEMNGEYNKSFLILLKNFYPAGMLGLGTTALLAAFMAGMSSSITAMNTIFTYDIYQTYINQNREDKDYLKIGKLCTMFAVIFAIFASYIAMQFENIMNYIQLLFSFFNAPLISIFLLGMFWKRASGWSAFYGMLFGTGSGLVHFILYALGIINYKSDMVSNFYGAIYSGLVCFLTMVIVSFIEKEDPGKDLHGLIYSDRDKTNPFWDPRILAWGIGLIVLLAGFNIIFA; translated from the coding sequence ATGTTTGTATCGCTCGTCCCCATTGACTATCTAATCCTTTTGGTTTTTGTTGGGTTCATGATTGTGATTGGGGTTCTTCTTAAGAAATCCATGAACCAATCAAGTGATTTTCTTCTGGCGGGTCGGCGGATTCCTAGCTGGATCACTGGAATTGCCTTTATTTCCGCCAATATCTCTGCGCTTGAATTACTCGGGATGAGTGCGAGTGGCGCTGAATATGGATTTTTGACCTTCCATTTCTACTATTTAGGTGCCATCCCGGGAATGATTTTCCTTGGGATCTTTATGATGCCTTTTTACTATTCTTCAAAAATCAGAAGTGTACCTGAATACTTGCGTTTTAGATTTAATCGACCTGCTCACCTGCTGAACGCCTCCATCACATTATTATCGTTAGCACTCGGATCAGGTATTTATCTTTATTCTTTGTCCTTGGTCTTTGAAACAATGTTTGGTTGGAACCCTCATCTATCCATTTTATTTAGTGCCTTTATTGTTTTAGTTTATACATACTTTGGTGGGCTTAGTTCCTCGATTTATACGGAGGTGATGCAATTTTTTTTAACGGTTCTCGGTTTGTTCCCGCTTGTGATTATCGGATTAATCAAGTTAGGCGGTTGGGAAGGGCTTATGCAAAAAATTCCTAATTCGCATAAACATATGTGGTTGGGTCTAACCAATGGACAAAATGAACTAGGTTGGGATTTGTTAAGTGTAACAGTTGGACTTGGTTTTGTATTATCTTTTTCATATTGGACTTGTGGGTTTACTGAAGTGCAAAGAGCAATGGCTGCAAAAGATTATAGAGCCGCAAGAAGAACCCCACTCATCGGTGCTGTGTTTAAATTGTTTTTACCATTTTTAACAGTCATCCCTGGGTTAATTGCTTTAACTGAATTTTCAAAAGAAATGAATGGAGAATACAATAAAAGTTTTTTAATATTACTAAAAAACTTTTATCCTGCAGGAATGTTAGGCCTTGGAACCACAGCCCTACTCGCAGCGTTTATGGCAGGTATGTCTAGCTCCATCACTGCAATGAATACTATTTTTACTTATGATATTTACCAAACGTATATCAATCAAAACAGAGAGGATAAGGATTATTTAAAAATTGGAAAACTCTGCACTATGTTTGCCGTGATATTTGCCATCTTTGCATCTTATATAGCGATGCAGTTTGAGAATATTATGAACTACATACAGCTGTTATTCTCTTTTTTTAATGCGCCACTCATTTCTATATTTTTGTTAGGAATGTTTTGGAAACGTGCGTCTGGATGGAGCGCCTTTTATGGAATGTTATTCGGAACAGGAAGTGGATTGGTTCATTTTATACTATATGCACTAGGGATTATAAATTACAAATCGGATATGGTTTCTAATTTTTATGGAGCTATTTATTCAGGTTTGGTTTGTTTTTTAACAATGGTCATCGTAAGTTTTATTGAAAAGGAAGATCCAGGAAAGGATCTTCATGGTTTAATTTATTCGGATAGGGACAAAACAAATCCATTTTGGGATCCAAGAATTTTAGCCTGGGGTATTGGACTGATTGTCCTTCTCGCAGGATTTAATATCATTTTTGCATAA
- the prfB gene encoding peptide chain release factor 2, which produces MDRSLKDLKKQTSEMIETFQSYWTAQNFQEDYDRLSSLIEKANDPKLWDSPDQAKTVTQKRNELQLKLDPWLDLKKELIDFPDLIELTSEEMGESGLKSLNDDFDRMFETFENLQMLDALAGKDDGKAAFINIHPGAGGTESQDWADMLLRMYTRFCEQKGYRAELVDYQPGETAGIKNATLYIQGDHPFGYLKCESGVHRLVRISPFDSNKRRHTSFASVYVTPEVDDDIQVNIEEKDLRVDVYRSSGAGGQHVNTTDSAVRITHIPTGVVVSCQMERSQIKNRDTAMKMLRARLYEMEKQKAEEENAKKAGEKRDISWGSQIRSYVFHPYNLVKDHRTDFETGNVHAVMDGDLEDFIIAYLKYLTNQKANAKV; this is translated from the coding sequence ATGGATAGATCACTAAAAGACTTAAAAAAACAAACATCAGAAATGATTGAAACCTTTCAATCCTATTGGACGGCTCAAAATTTCCAGGAAGACTACGACCGTTTATCCTCACTCATTGAAAAAGCAAACGATCCCAAATTATGGGACTCACCTGACCAAGCAAAAACAGTCACTCAAAAAAGAAATGAGTTACAGCTAAAGTTAGATCCTTGGTTGGATTTAAAAAAGGAACTGATTGATTTTCCTGATTTGATTGAACTCACTTCGGAAGAAATGGGTGAGTCTGGTTTAAAATCTTTAAACGATGATTTTGATCGTATGTTTGAGACATTTGAAAACTTGCAAATGTTAGATGCCCTTGCTGGTAAAGATGATGGTAAGGCTGCCTTTATCAATATCCATCCAGGTGCTGGTGGAACAGAATCTCAAGACTGGGCTGATATGTTACTGCGAATGTACACAAGGTTTTGTGAACAAAAAGGATACCGAGCAGAACTTGTCGATTACCAACCGGGTGAAACTGCTGGAATCAAAAACGCCACACTTTACATCCAAGGGGATCATCCATTTGGATATTTAAAATGTGAATCGGGAGTACATCGATTGGTTCGGATCTCACCTTTTGATTCCAACAAAAGAAGACATACTTCTTTTGCCTCTGTGTATGTAACACCGGAAGTAGATGATGACATCCAAGTGAACATCGAAGAAAAGGACCTTCGTGTGGATGTTTATCGTTCCTCTGGTGCTGGGGGACAGCACGTCAACACAACAGACTCTGCCGTGCGAATCACACACATTCCTACAGGTGTTGTTGTTTCTTGTCAGATGGAAAGATCCCAAATCAAAAACCGTGACACCGCAATGAAAATGTTACGTGCTCGTTTGTATGAAATGGAAAAACAAAAAGCCGAAGAAGAAAACGCAAAAAAAGCGGGTGAAAAACGTGATATCTCTTGGGGATCACAAATTCGAAGTTATGTGTTTCATCCTTATAATTTGGTAAAAGACCATAGAACCGATTTTGAAACAGGAAACGTTCATGCGGTGATGGATGGTGACTTGGAAGATTTTATTATTGCTTACTTAAAATACCTGACAAACCAAAAGGCAAACGCAAAAGTATAA
- a CDS encoding flavin-containing monooxygenase — protein MALPKVCVIGAGSSGITVIKSLKENGIPFDCYEKGSDVGGNWRYKNDNGLSNIYKSLHINTHRDRMEYRDFPMPTNYADYPNHEPIQNYFLSYVDHFGLRKHIQFKNGVKKAERTEDGIWKITPERGPVKYYDALVVANGHHWSERWPNPAFPGKFSGQIIHSHSYVDPKTPVNCEGKNVVVLGMGNSAMDISVELSRPGVAKKVFLSARRGAYVIPNYLFGKPLDKLTEYTPHWVPFFIQQTLAHLLIRFGVGKMEDFGLPKPDHKFGSAHPTISQDLLVRLGRGDIKPKPVITELKGKKIAFADGTEEDADVLIYCTGYNIKFPFFDEDFLSAPNNYIPLFYKMIKPGMNNLFFVGLMQPLGAIMPLAECQGKWIAQYLTGNYVLPSKEDMEKFIERDQKKMNKRYVSSTRHTIQVDYDSFLYEMKEEMATGKKRSAKLGNHLPIEARAEFLSEGRHDTSKSSRSSKKKLVRSK, from the coding sequence ATGGCACTTCCTAAAGTTTGTGTGATCGGGGCCGGTTCCTCCGGAATCACAGTCATTAAATCATTAAAGGAAAATGGAATTCCTTTTGATTGTTACGAAAAAGGAAGTGATGTTGGCGGTAACTGGCGTTACAAAAACGACAACGGCCTCAGTAATATTTATAAGTCCCTTCATATCAATACCCACAGAGATCGTATGGAATACCGTGATTTTCCGATGCCTACAAATTATGCGGACTACCCAAATCATGAACCCATTCAAAATTATTTTTTATCTTACGTAGATCATTTCGGACTTCGCAAACACATTCAATTCAAGAATGGAGTGAAAAAAGCGGAACGAACCGAAGATGGAATTTGGAAAATTACTCCCGAAAGAGGCCCTGTTAAATACTATGATGCGTTAGTTGTAGCCAATGGCCATCACTGGAGTGAACGATGGCCGAATCCCGCCTTCCCTGGAAAGTTTTCAGGTCAAATCATTCATTCACACTCTTATGTGGACCCAAAAACACCCGTTAACTGTGAAGGTAAAAATGTCGTGGTTCTAGGTATGGGTAACAGTGCCATGGACATCTCTGTTGAACTTTCGAGACCAGGGGTTGCAAAAAAAGTTTTTTTATCGGCAAGACGTGGTGCTTATGTCATTCCCAACTATCTATTTGGAAAACCCTTAGATAAACTAACTGAATACACACCTCACTGGGTTCCGTTTTTTATCCAACAAACACTGGCTCACCTTCTCATTCGTTTTGGTGTAGGGAAGATGGAAGACTTTGGTTTGCCAAAACCAGATCATAAATTTGGTTCTGCCCACCCGACCATCTCTCAAGATTTACTGGTTCGATTGGGTCGAGGTGATATCAAACCAAAACCAGTGATCACAGAGCTCAAAGGAAAAAAAATAGCCTTTGCTGATGGAACAGAAGAAGATGCGGATGTTCTTATTTATTGTACAGGTTATAATATCAAGTTTCCTTTCTTTGATGAAGATTTTTTATCAGCACCCAATAATTACATTCCCCTTTTCTACAAAATGATCAAACCAGGAATGAATAACTTGTTTTTTGTGGGACTTATGCAACCGTTAGGTGCCATTATGCCACTCGCAGAATGCCAAGGAAAATGGATCGCACAATATCTGACAGGAAATTATGTATTACCTTCCAAAGAGGATATGGAAAAATTCATCGAACGTGACCAAAAAAAAATGAACAAAAGGTATGTGAGTAGCACGCGCCACACCATCCAAGTGGATTACGATTCTTTCCTATATGAGATGAAAGAAGAGATGGCAACCGGTAAAAAAAGATCCGCAAAACTCGGAAACCATTTGCCAATCGAAGCACGAGCGGAATTCCTTTCGGAAGGGCGTCATGATACTTCAAAATCTTCGAGATCTTCTAAAAAGAAATTGGTTCGCAGCAAATAA